The following coding sequences are from one Treponema bryantii window:
- the ppk1 gene encoding polyphosphate kinase 1 has product MQERYFNRELSWLEFNARVLFQGLNKELPLLERLQFLSIVTSNFDEFFQVRVASIKRLIMENSNQTDASGLSPHMVYTSISARAHQIMRTQQECLMSDILPSLAEKGLIYVTPMQYTQQQIEYLSGVFNSEIFPLLTPLRTDVEAFPHIKNLTTYAAFLLAPIKGIKVGSEALKGSDDLPRIAFVEIPDGISNIYWLPGGDSNSRQFALLQDIVAQYGTKLFPGFDVEETLLFKVTRDADFAVDEDAGKNFIHAMEDVLIQRKSSFPVQMTCNSSSQKIIRFLMEKLELKEDDVYRVNQIINPADLMELRDADEAPALSFERWEHFYPAGLPEEEPYWDSLKMHDRILHVPYESYDPVVKFLSDAADDDDVLAIKMTLYRTGRDSPIIDALERAAQRGKQVVVLVELKARFDEERNIAWANELEQAGVTVIYGLVNLKVHAKILMVIRRESDTIRRYVHLATGNYNTKTAKLYSDISLFTANLQIANDATQFFNLVTGYSTLQNMNCLSMAPVTMKSRIIAMINREIERSTAENPGLIIAKMNSLTHEEVISALYKASQAGVKVLLNIRGICMLVPGVEGLSENIRVVSIVDRYLEHARIFYFQNGGTPELYCSSADWMNRNLDRRIELMFPILDKVAFEDIKSILDTYFADNTTAMELQSNGSWEPVVRGKKDEVIRAQEVLYKKYRQLEEKKPKSEETRFEVRRK; this is encoded by the coding sequence ATGCAGGAAAGATATTTCAACCGTGAACTCAGCTGGCTTGAGTTTAATGCCCGTGTTTTATTTCAGGGGCTCAATAAGGAACTTCCTCTTTTAGAGCGTCTGCAGTTTCTCTCTATTGTAACTTCGAATTTCGATGAATTCTTTCAGGTTCGTGTTGCTTCAATTAAACGTCTGATAATGGAAAATTCTAATCAGACAGATGCTTCGGGACTTTCACCACATATGGTTTATACTTCAATTTCGGCCCGTGCTCATCAGATTATGCGAACACAACAGGAATGCCTTATGTCAGACATTCTTCCATCTCTTGCAGAAAAAGGGCTGATTTATGTAACTCCAATGCAGTACACGCAGCAGCAGATTGAATATCTGAGTGGTGTTTTTAATTCTGAAATTTTCCCTCTGCTTACTCCGCTTCGTACAGATGTTGAAGCTTTTCCTCATATCAAAAATCTGACAACCTATGCAGCATTCCTGCTAGCTCCGATTAAGGGAATTAAGGTTGGTTCAGAAGCTTTGAAGGGTAGTGATGATTTACCACGAATTGCCTTTGTTGAGATTCCGGATGGCATTTCAAATATTTACTGGCTTCCTGGTGGCGACAGTAATAGCCGTCAGTTTGCTCTCTTGCAGGATATTGTTGCACAGTACGGTACAAAGCTTTTCCCTGGTTTTGATGTTGAAGAAACTCTGCTCTTTAAGGTAACCCGTGATGCTGATTTTGCTGTAGATGAGGATGCGGGAAAGAACTTTATTCATGCGATGGAAGATGTTCTGATTCAAAGAAAATCTTCGTTCCCTGTTCAAATGACCTGTAATTCTTCGAGTCAGAAAATTATCCGTTTTCTGATGGAAAAACTTGAACTTAAAGAAGATGATGTTTACCGTGTAAATCAGATTATAAATCCTGCAGATCTTATGGAACTTCGCGATGCAGATGAGGCTCCGGCTTTGAGTTTTGAAAGGTGGGAGCATTTTTATCCGGCAGGCCTTCCGGAAGAAGAACCTTACTGGGATTCGCTTAAGATGCATGACAGAATTCTTCATGTACCGTATGAAAGCTATGACCCGGTTGTTAAATTTCTTTCTGATGCAGCAGATGATGATGATGTCCTGGCAATCAAAATGACTTTGTATCGTACTGGCCGTGACTCTCCGATTATTGATGCTCTGGAACGCGCAGCTCAGCGTGGTAAGCAGGTTGTCGTACTTGTTGAACTTAAGGCACGTTTTGATGAAGAACGCAATATTGCCTGGGCAAATGAACTGGAACAGGCCGGTGTTACTGTAATTTACGGACTTGTAAATCTTAAAGTGCATGCAAAAATCCTGATGGTTATCCGCCGTGAAAGTGATACAATCCGCCGTTATGTTCACCTCGCTACAGGAAACTATAATACAAAGACTGCTAAACTTTATTCAGATATTTCTTTGTTCACTGCAAACCTGCAGATTGCAAATGATGCAACTCAGTTCTTTAACCTCGTAACCGGTTATTCGACATTGCAGAATATGAACTGTCTTTCTATGGCACCGGTAACAATGAAGTCTCGTATAATTGCGATGATAAATCGCGAAATTGAAAGAAGCACGGCTGAAAACCCTGGATTGATTATTGCTAAAATGAACAGCCTTACACATGAAGAAGTTATTTCTGCTTTGTATAAGGCGAGTCAGGCTGGTGTAAAGGTTCTTTTAAATATTCGTGGAATCTGTATGCTGGTACCTGGAGTTGAAGGTCTTAGTGAAAATATCCGCGTTGTTTCTATCGTAGACCGTTATCTTGAACATGCCCGTATTTTCTATTTCCAGAATGGCGGAACACCTGAGCTTTACTGTTCTTCTGCCGACTGGATGAACCGCAACCTTGACCGCCGAATTGAACTCATGTTCCCGATCTTAGATAAGGTTGCTTTTGAAGATATAAAATCAATCCTTGATACTTATTTTGCTGATAATACAACTGCAATGGAACTTCAGTCAAATGGAAGCTGGGAGCCGGTTGTTCGTGGCAAAAAAGATGAAGTAATCCGGGCACAGGAAGTTCTCTATAAAAAATACCGCCAGCTCGAGGAAAAAAAGCCTAAGAGCGAAGAAACCCGCTTTGAGGTCAGACGAAAATGA
- a CDS encoding HD domain-containing protein, which yields MAAPESVIEIGSTGVRLLVAEFLPDGKQNILDRSEKPLSLGKDVFTSGIISQETQNQLISILIRYREQLASWGISPSECTCIALSAFRDAKNSDPIMDRILVQAGFHVRIVDGIEENKLMYLAVSECIKNETPAFKDSDTVILMVGGSTTEIMLMSKGKMAGVHSLRLGTVRIDQQMKNQTSSYNDIQRYVSESIYNTKGSLESELNLSEVKQFIAVGPDITLAALNVGRPISTFLWEIDKDDFSEFAKEIQGYSVDECVARFKISYNEAETLQVSLLIYNLFLHLTKAEKLLAPETNIRNGLLLSQHSSENEELQKEFNMQITASARNLLRKYHGDENHAECVRMIAVKFYDTLKNDLGFSEHARTLLETAAILHDIGGFIRYDNHNLHSSYIIRNSEIFGLSRKDNTIVAEIAKYHKGNSVPQDEDSFLMLPRADRMTILKLTAILRIADALDRGHIQKFSDFSIKVQQNSLVIHTKASKNTVLEKIALNEKSGMFESVFGYKVILL from the coding sequence AATAGGTTCGACAGGGGTTCGCCTCCTTGTAGCCGAATTTTTACCGGACGGAAAACAGAATATTCTGGACCGTTCGGAAAAGCCCCTCTCTCTTGGAAAAGACGTTTTTACCAGTGGCATAATCAGCCAGGAAACTCAGAATCAGCTTATTTCTATTCTCATCCGTTATCGTGAACAGCTTGCTAGCTGGGGCATTTCGCCTTCAGAATGTACCTGCATCGCTTTGAGTGCTTTCCGTGATGCAAAGAACAGTGACCCTATTATGGACCGTATTCTCGTTCAGGCCGGTTTCCATGTCCGCATTGTAGACGGCATTGAAGAAAACAAGCTGATGTATCTTGCTGTTTCTGAATGTATTAAAAACGAAACTCCTGCCTTTAAGGATTCTGATACTGTAATTCTGATGGTTGGCGGAAGTACAACTGAAATCATGCTGATGTCTAAAGGTAAGATGGCGGGTGTTCACAGTCTTCGTCTTGGAACTGTCCGTATCGATCAGCAGATGAAAAATCAGACAAGTTCTTACAATGATATTCAGCGTTATGTTTCGGAATCAATTTACAATACAAAGGGCTCTCTCGAAAGTGAATTAAACCTGAGCGAAGTAAAGCAGTTTATTGCGGTTGGCCCGGATATTACTCTTGCGGCTTTGAATGTTGGTCGTCCTATTTCAACCTTCCTTTGGGAAATTGATAAGGATGATTTTTCTGAATTTGCAAAAGAGATTCAGGGCTACAGCGTTGATGAATGTGTTGCACGCTTTAAGATTTCCTACAACGAAGCTGAAACCCTTCAGGTAAGTCTTTTGATTTACAATCTCTTTCTGCATCTTACTAAAGCAGAAAAACTTCTGGCGCCTGAAACTAATATCCGTAATGGTCTTCTTTTAAGCCAGCACTCAAGTGAAAACGAAGAACTTCAGAAAGAATTCAATATGCAGATTACGGCTTCGGCTCGTAACCTGCTTCGTAAATATCATGGTGATGAAAATCATGCGGAATGTGTTCGTATGATTGCGGTGAAATTTTACGATACTCTTAAAAATGATCTCGGCTTTAGTGAGCATGCACGAACGCTTCTGGAGACGGCGGCGATTCTTCATGATATCGGCGGTTTCATCCGTTACGACAATCACAACCTTCACAGCTCGTACATTATCCGTAATTCGGAGATTTTTGGACTTTCGCGTAAGGATAATACTATTGTTGCCGAGATTGCAAAATATCATAAAGGTAATTCTGTTCCTCAGGATGAAGACAGCTTCCTTATGCTTCCGCGAGCAGACCGCATGACTATCTTAAAACTTACGGCTATTCTTCGTATTGCAGATGCACTGGATCGCGGACACATCCAGAAGTTCAGTGATTTTTCTATTAAGGTTCAGCAGAACTCGCTTGTAATTCATACCAAGGCTTCCAAAAATACCGTACTTGAAAAAATTGCGCTCAACGAAAAGTCGGGTATGTTTGAATCGGTTTTTGGTTATAAGGTGATTTTGCTGTAA